CGGCCTTCAGCTCGTCTCGCTGACGCTCGCGCATGAGCCGTCGAAGGAAAAATTCATCACCGAATTCTCGGGCAGCCAGCGCGATGTGGCGGGCTTCCTCGCCCATGAGGTGCTGGCACGCCAGCCGGCCGAGGTCCAGGATCTCCTGCTCCGCACCTCGATCCTCGAACGCTTCAATCTGGGCCTTGTCCAGGCGGTCTCGCCCGATCTCGATGGCGCAATGATCCTGGCGCTGATCGAGCGCGCCAATCTTTTCCTCATTGCCCTCGACAGCACCGGCCATTGGTTTCGCTACCACCATCTTTTCAGCGATTTCCTGCGCGGCAAGCTCGCGGCCTGGAGCATAGCGCGCCGCGCCGATCTCCACCGCAGGGCTTCCGCCTGGCTCTCCGCCAACGGCTATGTCTCGGATGCCGTTGGCCATGCGCTCGCCGCCGGTGATCAGGACGTGGCGGCGGATCTGGTGGAGAAATGCGCGACCCCGATCATCATGCAGGGCCATATTCCGCTGGTGACGGAATGGCTGAACCGTCTGCCGCCCGACGTGATCGCGACCCGGCCGCGCCTTCTCTTGACCCGTGTCTGGGCGCATTTCCACACCGGCCGCTCGCGCGAGGCGGTGCGCGTTCTCAAGCAGGCGAAGCAACTGGTCGCGAAGCTCGCACGCGACGGCGCCATCGATCGCAAGACGATCCGCGCGCTCGAGGCCGAGCTGCGGACATTGACCACAGGTGTCGTCAGCGCGGCCGACTGGCCGCGCATGGCGACGAAGCTGGCCGCGCGCTGGCTCGCCGATTATCCGGAAGGCGAGCCCTTTGCTCAGGGTACCTTGAGCAATATCCGCGCTTTCGCGCATTTCTCGCTGGGAGAATCGGATGCCGCGAGGCTCGCGGCGCTGAAGGCGCGCGACCATCACGCGGCGGCCCATTCGATCTTCGGCATCGTCTATGCCGATCTCATTCTGGGGCTCGTCGAATTGTCGGCCGGCAATCTGCCTCAGGCGCATGATCTGCTTACCCGCGCGAGGCAACTCGCGCGTGAAAGGCTTGGCGCCAATTCTTACTCGGAAGCCATGTCGGCGATCATACAGGTCGAGCTCCTTTATGAGTGGGACGATCTGCACAGCGCCGAGCGTCTGCTGCATCAGCATCGCCGGGTGATCGAGGAGTGCGGCCTGGTCGTGCATGAAATGGCTTGCAAGCTGCATCTGGCGCGGCTGGCCCAGGCCAATGGCCGCCATGACGAGGCGATCTTCCATCTCGAGCGCGCCGAGCAGCTCGGCATGGAGAAACGCTATCGTCGCCTGACCGTCAGCGCCCTCAATGATCGCGTGCGGTTGCTCCTCTCTCGTGGCGACGTCGCCGCTGCGCGCATGGCCTTGCAGTTGCGTGGCATCAGTTTGACCGCGAGCGAGAGAGCCAAGGACATCCATCCGCTCGAAGAACATGCCCATATCGGCGTGGCGCGCGTGCTCATTGCCGAGGGGCATCCCAAACGCGCCATCGCCATTCTCGAGCGCATTGCCGAACGCCAGCGCCGCGACGGGCGCCTGCGCGGTCTCATCCAGGTGCGCGCGCTGGTGGCGATCGCCGCCCATGCGGCGGGCGAGACCTTGCAGGCCTTGGCCGCCACGGTCGATCTCATCACGCTGGCGCTGCCGCAGCGGGCGATGCGCTCGCTCGTCGATGAAGGGCCGCTCCTGAAGGCGGCGCTCGATTTCGCCCGAGGCCGCATCCCCGCCTGGTCGCGCAAGTCGGAAACCGCCGATTTCGTTGAACGCGTTATGGCGGCGCTCAATCGCGCCGGGGCCGGCCGTGCGCCAATGCGCATTTCGGGCCAGTCGTCCAGGAAGCCCCTGAGCGGCAAGGAGATGGAGGTCGCCTCGTACCTCATGTGCGCCTACAGCAACCGTCAGTTGGCACAGTCACTCGCCATGGCGCCCGATACGGTCAAGTGGCATTTGAAGAACATCTTCGGCAAGCTCGGCGTGTCCAACCGCACCGAGGCGGTCCTCAAACTGAAGGAAATCGGCCTCATCGCGCCACCCGAAAGTGTGGGGTGAAAAACACCACCCGTTACCCGAAGGTGTCGGGACACTTCAGGTCAGGAAGCGCCATCATCGCCACCGTCTGATCAAGCGGGGAGTCACAATGGCGACGGGTTTCGTCTTTCACGAGCTTTATCTGTGGCACAATACCTGGAATTGGAACCAGGTGTTTCCGCCGGGCCTCCATATTCAGCCCGGCACCCATGCCGAAAATCCCGAGACCAAGCGGCGCCTGCGCAATCTCCTCGAAGTCAGCGGGCTGCTCGACCAGCTGACGATCATCAAGCCGCGGCCGGCGAGCGTCGAGGAAGTGGTGCGCGTCCACACGCCGGCGCATGTGAGCCATATTCGGGAGATCAGCGAGCGTGGCTATGGCGATGCGAGCATGCTCACGCCTCTGGGCGCCGGCAGCTACGAGATAGCACTTCTCGCCGCCGGCGGCGCCATCGAGGCTGTCGACGCCGTCGTCACGGGCAAGGTCGCCAATGCCTATGCGCTGATCCGCCCGCCGGGACATCACGCGACCAAAGATGTCGGCATGGGCTTCTGTCTCTTCGCCAATGCCGCGATCGCCGTGCGCCACGCCCAGAAGGTGCTGGGCGTCGGCCGCGTCGCCACTGTCGACTGAGACGTCCATCACGGCAACGGCACGCAGGCGATATTCTATGACGATCCGAGCGTGCTCACCATTTCGCTGCATCAGGACAATCTGTTCCCCGCCGCTTCGGGCGGCATTTCCGAAAACGGCACTGGCGCGGGCGAGGGCTTCAACATCAATGTGCCGTTGCCGCCGGGTTCCGGACCAGGCGCCTATATTGCCGCCTTCGAGCGCGTGGTGCTGCCGGCGCTCCGGCGCTTCAAGCCTGAGCTTATCGTCGTGCCGTCGGGCTTCGATGCGGGTGGCGTCGATCCCCTGGGCCGCATGATGATGAGCGCCGATGGCTTCCGTGACCTCACGCGCCTCCTGATGACGGCGGCGACGGAACTCTGCGGGGGACGTATCGCGATGACCCATGAGGGCGGCTATTCCGAGATGTATGCGCCCTATTGCGGCCTCGCGGTGATCGAGGAATTGTCCGGTCATAAGACCGAGGGTCGAGGATCCGTGGGGGCCGCTGATGGCGCAATGGGGTGGCATGGATGCGCAACCCCATCAACTCGCCGTGATCGAGGAGGCCTTCCGCCTTGTCCAGAGAATTAGGTAGGTCCTGACAGGTGAATTCCTCGTGCTGAGCGGGTAAACTGCCGGCAAGTCGCTCAGTGAGGGTTCCTATGCTGACTTACGTCTATTTCGGCACCAGCGATCTTGCCCGGGCCATCGCGTTCTACAACAAGGTCCTGGCGCCGCTCGGCATGCAGCGCTGCATCACCGGCGATCCGGAATGGGACCGCACATCGGCCGGCTGGGGCCTTTACGAGGAGAATGGTCTGCGCGAATGCGCGTTCTGGATCGGCCTTCCGTTCAATCAGCAGCCGGCGACGGTGGGCAATGGCAGCATGGTCGCCTTCCGCGCGCACTCGTGGCAGGGTGTGGATGATTTCCATGCCGCCGCTTTGGCGCAGGGCGGCAATTGCGAGGGCCCGCCCGGACTCAGACTCCATTACAGCCCGGACTTCTATGGCGCATATGTCCGCGATCCGGACGGCAACAAGCTGGCCGCGGTCTGCCGCGGCTTCACCGAACGGCAATGATGGAGGACCGGATGGCTGGAAGGAACTTCTATGATCTGACCAAGGCCCTCGGCCGCTGGGACAATGAGGGCGGGGCCATCGCTCCGACGCCGGTGCCGGACACGGCATTGGCCAAGGATGAAGAGCGCATCCTGAAATGTCTTGGCGCGGCGGTGATCATGCAGTGGAACGATCTGCCGACCGACATCCAGCGAAACATCTTCGTGGATGCGTCATCGATGAGCGATCCCGCCCGGCAGTTCCAGCTCAAGCAGCAGATTGCCCGCTTCCTGCACGAGCATAAAAACGGCTCCTGATTTCCAGTTCAACTGATCTGGCTCGCTATGTCGTCGAGCGTAGTGGCGGCCAGTGCCCGCTCGAGCGCCTGTTCGGCGCCGCGCAGAGGCTCCGCCACGACTTTGATGACGGCCGCCCCGATGGGGCATTTGTGCTTGGGGTCTGTCTTGTGCATGCGGAAGATGCTCTCATCCTCGACCGCCTTGTAGATGTCGGCAAGGGTGATGCGCCCGGCATGGCGGCTGAGCTTGAAGCCGCCGGCGCGGCCGGTGACGGAGGCGACGAGGGAAGCCCGTTCGAGATCGCGCATCAGGCGGCGAATGACCACCGGATTGGTGTTGACGCTCTCGGCGACGATGGTTGAACAGACGGGACCGCCATCCGCCCTGCGGGCGATGACGCTCAGCGCGTGAACCGCGACCATGAATCGACTGCTCGACAGCATTATGCAACTCCGACCATTACATATTTAGGGCGGCGGCGTCTGAACCGCAACGCAATGTTAACCTCGTCCCGTCAATTTCGGGGAATGGTGAAGCGCAAATTCGACCTGATCGTCATGCTCGTCTGCATGGGCCTGCTCGGCTATTTCGGCTGGCATGGCTATTACGGTCCGCGCAGCTTCGACCACCGCGACGCGCTCGCCGCCAAGGCGGAAGCGTTGAATGTGAAGGTTGCCGCCATTCGCGACGAGCGCCAGGCTCTGGAACGCAAGGTTTCTCTCATGCGGCCGCAATCGATCGATCCTGACATGCTCGACGAACTGGCGCGCTCGACCCTCGATTTCGGCAAGCCAGGCGAGCTGATCGTCAAACTGCCGAACTAAATTCCCTTAATATTCCGGCCGATAAACTGAAAACCAGTTAATCAAGAATTTTCCCTGTTGAACCAAGTGTTTAGTGCTATAGTTCCCCTCAAGAAAACGATGGAGAGGCGGTCCTATGGCGGTCAAGTCGGCCTATATCGCGAAGAAATCCCACAAGAATCAACCCCGGGGGGAAGCGAGGTCGGGTGAAACCGGCGACTTCTTCGACCGCGAAGAGGAGCTCCAGGCCTACCACGACATGTTGCTGATCCGCCGCTTCGAGGAGAAGGCCGGCCAGCTTTATGGCATGGGCTTCATCGGCGGCTTCTGCCACCTTTATATCGGCCAGGAGGCTGTCGTCGTCGGCATGCAGATGGCGCTGAAGGAGGGCGACCAGGTGATCACCTCCTATCGTGATCACGGCCATATGCTGGCGACCGGCATGGATCCCAAGGGCGTGATGGCCGAGCTCACCGGCCGGCGCGGGGGCTATTCCAAGGGCAAAGGCGGCTCGATGCACATGTTCAGCCGCGAAAAGCAGTTCTTCGGCGGCCATGGCATCGTCGGCGCCCAGGTGCCGCTTGGCGCCGGTCTCGCTTTCGCCAACAAATATCGCGGCAACGACCATGTCTCGCTCACTTATTTCGGCGAAGGTGCCGCCAATCAGGGTCAGGTCTACGAGACGTTCAACATGGCCGCGCTATGGAAGCTGCCGGTCATCTTCATCATTGAGAATAACCGCTATGCCATGGGCACGGCGGTCACCCGCTCCGCCGCCAAGTCTGAGGAGCTGTTCAATCGCGGCTCGGTCTATGGCATTCCGGGCGAGCAGGTCGATGGCATGGATGTGCGTGCCGTGCGCGCCGCCGGCGAGAAGGCGGTCGCTCACTGCCGGGACGGCAATGGCCCCTATATCCTTGAAATGATGACTTACCGCTATCGCGGCCATTCGATGTCGGACCCGGCCAAATATCGCGCCAAGGAAGAAGTGCAGAAGATGCGCGAGGAGTCCGACCCGATCGAGCAGGTGAAGAAGCGCCTGATCGAGACCGGTGGCG
This genomic stretch from Nordella sp. HKS 07 harbors:
- a CDS encoding VOC family protein; protein product: MLTYVYFGTSDLARAIAFYNKVLAPLGMQRCITGDPEWDRTSAGWGLYEENGLRECAFWIGLPFNQQPATVGNGSMVAFRAHSWQGVDDFHAAALAQGGNCEGPPGLRLHYSPDFYGAYVRDPDGNKLAAVCRGFTERQ
- a CDS encoding septum formation initiator family protein; this encodes MVKRKFDLIVMLVCMGLLGYFGWHGYYGPRSFDHRDALAAKAEALNVKVAAIRDERQALERKVSLMRPQSIDPDMLDELARSTLDFGKPGELIVKLPN
- a CDS encoding Rrf2 family transcriptional regulator, whose translation is MVAVHALSVIARRADGGPVCSTIVAESVNTNPVVIRRLMRDLERASLVASVTGRAGGFKLSRHAGRITLADIYKAVEDESIFRMHKTDPKHKCPIGAAVIKVVAEPLRGAEQALERALAATTLDDIASQIS
- a CDS encoding LuxR C-terminal-related transcriptional regulator, which encodes MFIETKMHPPHLRGATVERPRLIAMLEEATQGRLAIVSSPAGFGKSTLLAQWAVKAAVGRRIAWLSVDAQDNDLARFLRYITGTLNRADATIAAHALSLIESSPVTPVESILAGLVNDLSRLSEPVYLVLDDAHLIISSEIAVFLNALVTYAPPALHVVLATRGELPVDAMRMKGQVVNLGASELRFSLDETDHYLRQVCRLDLSTAGVVALHHKTEGWPLGLQLVSLTLAHEPSKEKFITEFSGSQRDVAGFLAHEVLARQPAEVQDLLLRTSILERFNLGLVQAVSPDLDGAMILALIERANLFLIALDSTGHWFRYHHLFSDFLRGKLAAWSIARRADLHRRASAWLSANGYVSDAVGHALAAGDQDVAADLVEKCATPIIMQGHIPLVTEWLNRLPPDVIATRPRLLLTRVWAHFHTGRSREAVRVLKQAKQLVAKLARDGAIDRKTIRALEAELRTLTTGVVSAADWPRMATKLAARWLADYPEGEPFAQGTLSNIRAFAHFSLGESDAARLAALKARDHHAAAHSIFGIVYADLILGLVELSAGNLPQAHDLLTRARQLARERLGANSYSEAMSAIIQVELLYEWDDLHSAERLLHQHRRVIEECGLVVHEMACKLHLARLAQANGRHDEAIFHLERAEQLGMEKRYRRLTVSALNDRVRLLLSRGDVAAARMALQLRGISLTASERAKDIHPLEEHAHIGVARVLIAEGHPKRAIAILERIAERQRRDGRLRGLIQVRALVAIAAHAAGETLQALAATVDLITLALPQRAMRSLVDEGPLLKAALDFARGRIPAWSRKSETADFVERVMAALNRAGAGRAPMRISGQSSRKPLSGKEMEVASYLMCAYSNRQLAQSLAMAPDTVKWHLKNIFGKLGVSNRTEAVLKLKEIGLIAPPESVG